In Candidatus Deferrimicrobium sp., the genomic window AAAGGGATGTCTCCCGCCGACTCGATGGAGTTCCTCGCCCGCGCCGGTTTCCCGTTGACCCGCTTCCGGCGCGCAGGAACCGAGGACGAGGCGGTCGCCGCGGCCCATGGGATCGGGTTCCCCGTGGCGGTGAAGATGAACTCTCCCGATGTCACGCACAAGAGCGACGCCGGCGGGGTCTTCCTGGACGTGACCAACGACGCCGGCGTTCGTGTGGCGTTCCGGAAGATACGGAAAGCGGAGGGAAGGCTGGGCGCGCGGACCGGGGGGGCGCTCATTTGCGCGATGGCGCCCGCAGGGCACGAGGTGATCGTCGGCGTGACGAAGGATCCGCAGTTCGGCCATGCCGTGATGTTCGGTCTCGGGGGAATCTTCGTCGAGGTGATGAAGGACGTCTCTTTCCGGGTGGCGCCGCTCTCGAGGAAGGACGCCGTGGAGATGGTCCGGGAGATCCGGGGGTACAGGGCGCTCACGGGGCTGCGCGGGAAGCCCGCCGGCGACCTCGACGCCCTTGAGATGCTCCTGCTGCAGCTATCGGCGTTCCTCGCGTCGCACCCGGAGATCGAGGAGATGGACCTCAACCCGGTCATCGTCCATGCCCGGGGGCTGTCGATCGCGGACGCCCGGGTGGTGCTGGGGGGTTAGGCCGAACCGGGACGGAAGAAGAAGGCGTGGCTGTCGCCGAACCAGGGCGGGGTTCGGGCCGCGATGGCGCGGATCGCCGGCTCGCCCAGGATCCGCCTTTGCAGGAACCGTCGGGCCTGCGTCCTCCCCCATCCGTCGACCGCGGGAACCCGCCGGTACAGGCCGAGCGGCAGGTCGTCGTCGAGGGACCCGCCTTCCTGCAGCGCGCCCCCTTCCGCAATCCCCGGCCAGGTTGCCTCGCGCGGCAGGTTGAGGATCGACAGGTTCAGAAACCCGATCTCCCCGGCATGCTCCGCAAGGAACGTCCGTGTCCTCTCCGCGTCGATCTCCGTCTCTCCCGGAGCGCCGAGCATCACGTACACGTACGGGACGATCCCGGCGCGGGAGAGGTTCGACAGGATCCCCGAGGCGTCGGCGACGCGGGTCCCCTTCCCCATTCGATCGAGAAGCGGTTGCGAGCCGCTCTCCAGCCCCAGCTGAAGCATCGAGCACCCCGCCGCGGCCAGTGACGAGACGAACTCCGGCTCGAGCAGTTCCCGCTCGAAGCGGGCGAACCCGTACCACGATAGACCGCGCAGCCCGCTCCCCCGGGCCGCGATCGACCGGAGGACGGCGACCGGAATCGCGTTGTCCGTCAGGTGAAACCGCCGGACGCCGTACCGATCGGACAACTCCCGCAGCAGCGCGGGGAACGTACCAGCATCCACCGCGTGATACGGGTGGACGGGGGCAACCGCCTCGGGGCAGAACCGGCATCTCCGCCAGTAACAACCCCGCGTCGCGGCGACGGGGAGAACCGGCTCGGGAGACAGATACTCCCGGAGCGGGGCGAACCCGAAATCGGGGAGGAACTCCACCGCCTCCCCTTTCTCGAAAAAAACGCCTCCGCCCGTTGATGCGCCCCTGGTCACCCCGGCGAGGGCACTCTCCCCCGGACCGAACCCGACCCGGTCGAAAGGGAGGAACGCATGCTCCATGCCGCGAAGCGCACTCCTCCAGGAGCTGAACATCCCCCCGCCGCCGTATACGGGGACGCCGGGCAGGCGGCACCGCAGCAATCCCGCAAGTTCAAAGGCGGGGAGGATCTGGTGCCTGTAGTTCACGGAGATGGCGACACCGCGCGGACGCATCCGGTCGACGCGAGGGAGGAGGGCGTCGCGAAAATAGCCGGAAAAGATCGTTTCTACTTTCCCGGACGCCGCGAGAGAGAGGTCCCGGGACGAAAACACGGAGAGATCACCGTGCACGTAGTCGCCGAGCGTCCATCGTTCGCCCGCGCTCACGCCGCGATACGAGGAAAGGGCCGCGTTCAGGTGGCGCGCGGCGGCCGTGTACCGTGAAAACGATCTTCCCGCCTCGGGGGAACGGAGGAAGGAGAGCGACCGGGAGACGTTCTTCCCGGCCCGGTGGAGAGCGGTCGATGGAGCCGGGCCGGCGGCGGCCGCCAGCCGATCCGCGTCCAACAGGTAAAGGTGCGCCTCGAGGTTCGCGTCGATCGCAACCGCCGTCGCTCCTCCCCGGCGCAGATGGGAC contains:
- a CDS encoding B12-binding domain-containing radical SAM protein, which produces MAGPDLLLIHPPAVRAAEPPLGTAVLLSHLRRGGATAVAIDANLEAHLYLLDADRLAAAAGPAPSTALHRAGKNVSRSLSFLRSPEAGRSFSRYTAAARHLNAALSSYRGVSAGERWTLGDYVHGDLSVFSSRDLSLAASGKVETIFSGYFRDALLPRVDRMRPRGVAISVNYRHQILPAFELAGLLRCRLPGVPVYGGGGMFSSWRSALRGMEHAFLPFDRVGFGPGESALAGVTRGASTGGGVFFEKGEAVEFLPDFGFAPLREYLSPEPVLPVAATRGCYWRRCRFCPEAVAPVHPYHAVDAGTFPALLRELSDRYGVRRFHLTDNAIPVAVLRSIAARGSGLRGLSWYGFARFERELLEPEFVSSLAAAGCSMLQLGLESGSQPLLDRMGKGTRVADASGILSNLSRAGIVPYVYVMLGAPGETEIDAERTRTFLAEHAGEIGFLNLSILNLPREATWPGIAEGGALQEGGSLDDDLPLGLYRRVPAVDGWGRTQARRFLQRRILGEPAIRAIAARTPPWFGDSHAFFFRPGSA